A stretch of DNA from Micropterus dolomieu isolate WLL.071019.BEF.003 ecotype Adirondacks unplaced genomic scaffold, ASM2129224v1 contig_8933, whole genome shotgun sequence:
TAGGTCCCATGGTTAAAAGGGCCTTGGAGTGCACTGATTGGGTGCAGACCCAGATCCTTCAGATCTCCTTCTCCCCTGCTTGCAGTATTTATTGCATCAACTTGAAAGCTACAGATACAGTTTTGTTACAACATGAGCTGATTTCCAGAGAACATGGGAGAGAAAAAATGGATGGTAATTGGAAATAGTAGACAGACTTCCTGACTCTTTGTGGTCCAAGGGACCCACTGATATAGGCCTCTCTTCCTGCACACCTGTTTCTTTTCGGACCCAGTCAGATGGGCCGTTGTGGCTGCAGCAGTACTCCCACAAACCTGCTGCAAAAGAAGGCATTGCTCAAACCATAGAAGGCTTGATAAAATCCGGAGTATTGGAGCCCTCACAGTCTGCCTGGAACACTCCCATTTTGCCTGTAGAAAAACATGGTACTGGTAAGTACCGCATGGCACCTGACTTGAGATCCATCAATTCTATCCTAGCCACTCCCTCAAACAAAAGCTCACTCAGGCTGCTGATCTGGCACTTCCCGATTATTCACTTCCTTTCACATAGATGTTTCTGAAACAGAGGGGGTGGTGAATGGAGTTTTGTTTCAgaaaaagggggagagagaagggTGCTCGTGTACATCGGTGTAATGCTAGGTACCATGGAAAAACGCCATCCCAGGTGCACACAACATGCTGTAGGGGTGGCAAAAATCATTTTGAAAACAGCACACATAGTCATGGGACATCCACTAAAAGTACTCACATCACATAGTCTCGAATGTCAACTCACAGATTTTTACAATGACATCCCTAAGACAGCAGCGACTGAGTAAGGTGCTGGAGGCACCAAATTTGAGTTTCACACATGAGGGGATTAACATGGCAGACAGGATGGGAGTAGGGACTCCCCACATGTGCGAACAGGAAGTGACCAAAGAGGAAAAAGTGAGGCCAAGTTTGCAGGCACAGCCACTCCAAGGCTCAGAAGAACTGTTCACAGATGGTTGCTGTTTTGGACATGAAATAGAAGGACTGAAGGCAGGATATGCAGTTGTCAGAAGAGAGGGGCATACATATAAAACAGTGAAGGCAGAAAGGTTGAAGGGACAGCAGTCAGCGCAAAGGGCAGAGCAGTAATAGAGGCACTGAagcaagaggaagaaaaaaagataaccATCTACACCGGCTCAACGTATGCTGCAGGGGCAGCCCATGTAGAGCTGGGACAATGGAAAAGAGCAGGGTTTCTCATCGCTGGAAACAAACCAATAAAACATGAGGAAGAAATGAAGGAACTAGCCGAAGCCTTGCTCCTCCTGAGTGAAGTAGCAATTGTCAGGTGCAAAGGGCATGacaccacaaacacaccagTGGCCAAAGGAAATCAAGCAGCAGACCAGGCTTCTAAGCAAGTGGTGGGATATTCCCCCTCACTACAAATGATAAGCACAGAGGAGGaagtgcaacaacacacaaGCCTCACCGAGGAACACGTCAAACAGTGTCAACAAAAGGCCTCTCCACAGGAGAAAACAGTGTGGAAACAAAGAGGAGCGACAGAAACTGGTGGTCTCTGGAGAGGACCAGATGGGAGATTAGTTCTTCCCCCTACCATCAGACAGAAGGTACTGGAAGAGGCTCACGGAGTAGGACATGTTGGTCCTGTCCAGATGAGCAGGCATTTGTGCCATTGGTGGCATCCATATCTGACAGACATGACAAAGGAGTTCGTGCGAGGGTGTCAGGTATCTATGGTGTATAACCCGAGGCCAACAGTGAAACCGGAAATGGGCACATTTCTAATGATCACTAGGCCAGGGCATGAAATTTCCATCAATTACACAGACATGGTGGACAGAGGGTACAGGTACGTATTGATGTGCATTGACACCTTCACAGGATGGCCAGAGGCATGGCCTACAAAAAAGGAAGACAGCAAATCGGTgattaaatgtttgattaatcACTACATTCCAAGACATGGGTTTCCGGAAAAAATCAGATCTGACAATGGTACACACTTTAAGCACACACATctccagcaggtggagacaatGTTGGGGTTGAAGCCTGCATTTGGTACAGTGTATCACCCACAGTCACAGGGAAAGGTTGAGAGAATGAACCAGAACATTAAAGGTAAATTGGCTAAAATCTGTGCACAGACAAAATTAAACTGGGTGGATGCATTACCACTAGCTCTGATGTCAGTCAGGAGCTCTGTGAACCAGAGAACAGGGTTTACTCCATATGAGTTATTGACAGGAAGACACTTTCCAGGCCCAGGAGCTGGACTGAAAATGCAAGAAGGGTTTGAAAATAAGGTGTCCCACAGAGCATATTTTAATGAACTGCAAGCTCTCGTTTCAGGTTTCTCCAACCAGGGGGGTGAGAGAAGCACACACGGGAAGCAGTACACAGTGCCACAAGCTGACTGGGTGCTGCTGAAGGTGATAAAACGGAAGTGGTCGGAGCCAAGGTGGACAGG
This window harbors:
- the LOC123965240 gene encoding uncharacterized protein K02A2.6-like; translation: MKELAEALLLLSEVAIVRCKGHDTTNTPVAKGNQAADQASKQVVGYSPSLQMISTEEEVQQHTSLTEEHVKQCQQKASPQEKTVWKQRGATETGGLWRGPDGRLVLPPTIRQKVLEEAHGVGHVGPVQMSRHLCHWWHPYLTDMTKEFVRGCQVSMVYNPRPTVKPEMGTFLMITRPGHEISINYTDMVDRGYRYVLMCIDTFTGWPEAWPTKKEDSKSVIKCLINHYIPRHGFPEKIRSDNGTHFKHTHLQQVETMLGLKPAFGTVYHPQSQGKVERMNQNIKGKLAKICAQTKLNWVDALPLALMSVRSSVNQRTGFTPYELLTGRHFPGPGAGLKMQEGFENKVSHRAYFNELQALVSGFSNQGGERSTHGKQYTVPQADWVLLKVIKRKWSEPRWTGPFQVVERTSHLTQREEC